The following is a genomic window from Candidatus Tanganyikabacteria bacterium.
GGAAGCCGGCAGGGTCGAGGGCGGGGAGGCCCCGGAAGTCGCGGAGATCGCCGGCGACGCGCCGGATGCCGGGAAAGCCGGGCCTGCCGGCCCGGCGGCCCACGAGCTGGTGCACTTCTGGATAAACTTGCTGACATACCTGCGGATCTTCCTGCCGCGCCAGGTCCCGAATCCGCGTGGCGGCACGACCAACGCCCTGATGCTGAACCCGTCCAGTCGCGTCGCGGCCGAAGCCCTCGCCGGGTTCACAAACCTGGCACAGGCGCCCGAGGACGGCGCCGCCATCACCGGGGAGTAGGCACGCGCGCCGGCAACGCCAGGGCGGCCGTGCTGGGCACGCTGAAATCGGGCGGCGGGGCCTTGATGGTCCTCGGCTTCTTCACCGGCGGCCCCTGGCTGATCGCGGTCGGCGGCCTCATGGACGCCGGCGCCTACCTGGCCGGGCTGATCCGACCGGCTCGCCGGAAGGTCGGGCAGGATGGCGTCGCGTCCGCGGATCGCCAGCCCGCAAGCTACCGCCCGAGCGTGTCCTTGCCCGGGCGGGCCGCCGGCACGTCTATCCAGGTGCAACTCGGCGGATCGGTCGCCAGGTCGACGACGCCCACGCAGGGCTCCGAGCCGTCGTAGTTTCGCCAGGCGCTCGCCGGGTTGAAGTAGCGTGTCTTGCCCACCACCTGCGACACGCGCCGGTGCAGGTGCCCGAAGAGCACCAGATCGGCCTCGACCTCGGCGGCCCGCACCAGGAGGTTATCCAGGCCCTTCTTGACGTCGTAGAGATGGCCGTGAGTGAGGTAGATCTGCCGCCCGCCCAGTTCGATCATCTTCTCGGGCATCATTGCGAACGGGTAGTCGGCGTTGCCCGAGACCTGCACGATGGGTGTCCGCAGGGCCGCCTGCAGGATCTGGCCGTCCTGGAACCCGTCGCCCAGGTGCACCAGCAGATCGCAGGTCTCGGCCACGTGCAGGATGGCGTTGAGGTCCGCCTTGCCGTGGGTGTCGGAGATCGCCAGGAGCCTCACCGGCGGACGCGCTGCCCTCTGGCCACCCGGTAGGCCCGGATGACGTCGGCGATGCGGCCTACCACGCCGAGCACGCGTTGCAGGTGGTCGAGGTCGAAGACGTCTATCACCAGGTGCACGACGACGATCTTGCCCTTGCCCGACTGGCGGACCTCCACGTTGCGGATGTTGGTCTTGGTGTCGGCCATCTTGGCCGTGACATCCTTGAGCAATCCCACCCGGTCGATGACCTCGATGGCGATTTCCACGGGGAATGTCG
Proteins encoded in this region:
- a CDS encoding YfcE family phosphodiesterase, producing MRLLAISDTHGKADLNAILHVAETCDLLVHLGDGFQDGQILQAALRTPIVQVSGNADYPFAMMPEKMIELGGRQIYLTHGHLYDVKKGLDNLLVRAAEVEADLVLFGHLHRRVSQVVGKTRYFNPASAWRNYDGSEPCVGVVDLATDPPSCTWIDVPAARPGKDTLGR